The nucleotide sequence AGGTCATCCAGTTTCTCCTGAGCCAGGCTGGCCGCGATCGAGCGCGCCTTGACGAGGCTGCCGTCCTGCATGGCGGCCGCATGGAACCCGGCCAGTCCGAGCAGCGCGACGGCCAGTATCAATGCGGAAAACAGCGCCTCGACCAGGCTGAAGCCGCCTTGATGCCGCGTGCCAATTTGACCAGGAAAGCGAGGCATAGCCGTCTCCATCACTGAACATCCGACCAGGCGCCGGGAATGCGCGCCAAATTGCGACCGGATGGGCTGTTTTTCAGGTTTTCCAAAACTTCGGAGTCGAATTCGAGGACGAATCCGCCCGTAAGCTGCAAATCGACGCCATCGTGCGCAAACAATGCGCCGTACAGGTGAGCGTTGCCGTTGGCGATCAGGCGCGGCGGGGTGCCCGCTGCGAACGCCGGGTCGAACAGGTACAGCAGACCGTAGAATTCAGTGCCGGCGTTGAACGTGGTGTCGCCTTCCACCACGAGAAGCACCGGATTGTCGGCTGTTCCGACCTGACCGGGCGGATTGCAGTCGCCGGTGACCCAGATCAGGCCGCTGGATGTCGCGCCGAGGCCGGCACAACTCGTCACGACCTTCGCTTGATCCTTGATTTTCTGATACTCGGTTTCGGGGACGCCGAACAGGAACAGAAACAGGTCGGCGGGGAAGTTGGCATCGTTCCCGATCATGTCGGGACCGACCGTGCCGCTCGAGGTGAGCGCTTCGGACGACGGGCAGGCCCCGCCGGTGAAATCGCCGACGTGGCAACTTGCAAAGCTTCCGCCCGGGCTGAACGCGCCGTCCGACCAGGCCGACACGGGTACGCCCGATCCGCCGCCGTTCGAGTTGGTGATGATGCTGTAGTTGCCGGTCAAGTCGACGTTGCTCGCCGCCGCAAGCGGCGTGCCGACGTTGCCGAGCAGCAACGGGTAGAAAAACGCGCCCTGCTTGATCACCGAGGTGCTGGTGGTATCCGCCGACTTGCCGATGGCGACAACGTTGTATACCAGTCGGCTGCTTGCACCGCTGACGGGGGTCAGCAGGAACAGCTCGAAACTGCCCTGACTCGGCTGACTGGTCAGGCTACCGCTGGAATATGTATTGATCGCAAGGTATTTCCAATTGGTCCGATCGCCCGAGCGGATCGGCAGGCATGGAGCCGCCGAACTGGTACAGGTCGTCCAGGTCAGGATCGGGGTCGTAGTCAGGTCGTCACTGTTATGCAATCCGCTGGGGCTGAGGCGTGCCCGATTGGCGTTCAGCAGGCCCAAGCCCTGCTCCATCCCCGACTCGGCCGCCGCGAGGGCCTCACGCGCACGAAAATCGTTGGCCGCGGAACGGGTATCGAGCGTCAGCACGCCTGCGCCGTAGAGCGCGAGCAGGCTCAGCAGGATCACGATCATCAAGGTGACGATCAGGGAGATGCCGCGCTGGCTGGCGGGAACGAACGGCTTGCCGGATGTCGTCATGGTCAGCTCAATCTGTCGTTGCGGACACGAATGGTTTCCTGAAGCGTCCGCTCGACGCCGGGGTCGGCTTTCAGGTGGCCCGTGATCTTGATCGTGAATTCGCGCACGTCGATGGAAAAACCCGAGCTCGTGAGCGTGACAGGGGAATTGTTGGTGACGGTGAAGACGTCGATCTCGACAACGTTTTCGTCGGTGAGGTTTTCCCAGCTACCGCCCGAAGTGCAGGTGTCGCCGCTGCTTGCAGACGTACGGACTTCCACGGCGTTCTCGGTCG is from Thiobacillus denitrificans ATCC 25259 and encodes:
- a CDS encoding pilus assembly PilX family protein, with product MTTSGKPFVPASQRGISLIVTLMIVILLSLLALYGAGVLTLDTRSAANDFRAREALAAAESGMEQGLGLLNANRARLSPSGLHNSDDLTTTPILTWTTCTSSAAPCLPIRSGDRTNWKYLAINTYSSGSLTSQPSQGSFELFLLTPVSGASSRLVYNVVAIGKSADTTSTSVIKQGAFFYPLLLGNVGTPLAAASNVDLTGNYSIITNSNGGGSGVPVSAWSDGAFSPGGSFASCHVGDFTGGACPSSEALTSSGTVGPDMIGNDANFPADLFLFLFGVPETEYQKIKDQAKVVTSCAGLGATSSGLIWVTGDCNPPGQVGTADNPVLLVVEGDTTFNAGTEFYGLLYLFDPAFAAGTPPRLIANGNAHLYGALFAHDGVDLQLTGGFVLEFDSEVLENLKNSPSGRNLARIPGAWSDVQ